GTAAAGACGAATACACCTACCTTCACTCGCTGGCCGTGTCGGCTCTGTGCATCTCGTTTGCCCGGGCGATGGATTTCGATGCCGCCAAAATCAGAGGCATCGGCATTGGCGGGTTGCTGCACGACATCGGCAAGGTGAAAATTCCCAAAGGTATTTTGAACAAACCGGGCCCGTTGACCCAGGGCGAGTTTGAGATCATGAAGCAGCACGTTGACCACGGCAACGAGCTGCTGCAACAAACCACGCGCCTAAACGAGTGCTCCATCTGTGTGACGGCGCATCATCATGAGCGACTCGATGGCACTGGTTATCCCAAAGGGCTACGCGGCGATGAGATCAGTTTGTTCGGCCAGATCTCGGCCATTGTCGATATCTATGACGCGCTGACTTCGGAACGCTGCTACAAGGCGGCGATGGCGCCGACGGAAGCGCTGCGCAAAGTGCTCGAGTGGAGCGGCGCTTACTTAAACCGCTCCCTGGTGGAAAAGTTTATCACCCACATCGGCATTTATCCCATCGGTTCGGTCGTGCGCCTGCGCAGCGGTGCCATCGGTGTGGTGGTGCGCCATGGTGAGAAAGATTTGCTCCACCCTGTAGTGCGCATCGTTTTCGATTGGCGCCGCCAACGGTCACAGGAGGCGCCGGAGTTAGATTTGGCGCAGCCGGCCTGCGGCGGCGATGGCAACGAAATCGTCAGTT
The sequence above is drawn from the Deltaproteobacteria bacterium genome and encodes:
- a CDS encoding HD-GYP domain-containing protein, with translation MIKKIKVEKLRPGIFVHDFNCGWLHHPFLKNRVKLTSDKEIEKVAKCGIREVYIDTDHGLDVDDAPSQDEIDQTIDGEFQALRTVSHGTQDELPLATRMESAKALLAEAKLTTQRLMDAVRLGTQIDMGTVENLVERMTESVLLDRDALVSLLRIKSKDEYTYLHSLAVSALCISFARAMDFDAAKIRGIGIGGLLHDIGKVKIPKGILNKPGPLTQGEFEIMKQHVDHGNELLQQTTRLNECSICVTAHHHERLDGTGYPKGLRGDEISLFGQISAIVDIYDALTSERCYKAAMAPTEALRKVLEWSGAYLNRSLVEKFITHIGIYPIGSVVRLRSGAIGVVVRHGEKDLLHPVVRIVFDWRRQRSQEAPELDLAQPACGGDGNEIVSCESAAKLKIDPVKYLF